A genomic window from Deltaproteobacteria bacterium includes:
- the rseP gene encoding RIP metalloprotease RseP: protein MTTNIVSLIIVLGVLIFAHEFGHFIVAKVLGVGVEKFSLGFGPRIFGKKIGMTDYRISAIPLGGYVKMVGEAPDSELDESMIALSFSHKSVLKRSLIVLAGPAFNFFLSVAIFFGFFEISGLPIMQPEVGSVQEGMPAYVAGVQAGDRIVAVDGEPVTQWDEMAEIITQRGGSTLEFELLRDETIISLRITPKQISSQNVFGEKIDKYVIGITASGEFTIERLNPIEAVVEGVLQTWQIAKLTVLSVGKILAGTLSAKTIGGPIMIAQLAGEHAKAGMANFIFFIALLSVNLGILNLLPIPVLDGGHLMFFFIEAVTRKPVNLKMREVAQQIGIFVIILLMVFVFYNDIARVLFD, encoded by the coding sequence ATGACCACTAACATTGTTTCGTTAATAATTGTGCTGGGTGTGCTGATCTTTGCACATGAGTTCGGCCATTTCATTGTGGCAAAGGTCCTGGGAGTGGGTGTGGAAAAGTTTTCTTTGGGGTTTGGTCCCAGGATTTTCGGGAAGAAGATCGGGATGACGGATTACAGAATCTCAGCCATACCCCTTGGGGGGTACGTGAAGATGGTAGGAGAGGCGCCGGATTCGGAGCTTGATGAGTCCATGATTGCACTGTCCTTTTCACATAAGAGTGTGCTCAAGCGGAGCCTTATCGTTCTGGCAGGTCCGGCGTTCAATTTCTTCCTGTCAGTGGCAATATTTTTCGGATTTTTTGAGATCTCAGGTCTTCCCATCATGCAACCAGAGGTGGGTAGCGTGCAAGAGGGAATGCCCGCTTATGTGGCCGGTGTCCAAGCCGGTGACCGTATTGTGGCTGTGGACGGCGAGCCTGTGACGCAGTGGGATGAGATGGCAGAGATAATCACACAAAGGGGTGGTAGTACCCTTGAGTTTGAACTTTTGCGTGACGAGACCATTATTTCCTTGAGAATCACTCCCAAACAGATTTCCTCTCAGAACGTATTCGGGGAAAAGATAGACAAGTACGTCATAGGGATAACTGCTTCAGGCGAGTTTACCATCGAGCGACTCAATCCTATTGAGGCAGTAGTCGAAGGAGTGTTGCAAACATGGCAGATCGCAAAGCTTACGGTTTTGTCTGTTGGGAAAATACTTGCAGGCACGCTTTCAGCCAAGACCATCGGTGGCCCCATCATGATTGCCCAACTGGCAGGTGAACACGCCAAGGCAGGCATGGCGAATTTTATTTTCTTCATAGCTCTTTTGAGTGTCAATCTTGGCATCCTCAACCTGCTGCCGATCCCTGTCCTGGATGGGGGGCATCTCATGTTTTTCTTTATTGAGGCTGTCACCCGCAAACCCGTAAACCTGAAGATGCGGGAAGTAGCCCAACAAATCGGCATTTTTGTTATTATCCTGCTCATGGTCTTTGTGTTCTACAATGACATTGCGCGCGTCCTGTTTGATTAG
- a CDS encoding glycosyltransferase family 39 protein produces the protein MIRSQEESPQDYKAYLIVFLVAFSARIFFLTCIDEPTLFFKYPFFADKLIAAADIGERLVDLSPFYLYFMALLKKILGIDWSYVKFVHSFVGAMNCVLLFAVGSRVFRREVGFLAALMSGIYGNLIILESTLEPMVFVLSFNLLTVYFLLRVREDFGPLGRRWVMPLLGGVFAGLSIITKPNFLLFLPLGTVWLIFSTHRNSALRKRLSYALVFCGAALVIMMSVTARNYIKLHDFVLVTADAGKVFFHGNGKGATALEGTGLPDEGFAEEGAGEPDYAHVLYRKTAEKHAGGKLSPSESSKFWARRALSDILSDPASYVTLEVKKLFYFFNDYEMHYIASAYKEYKASRSLPFIRYGVIASLGLLGMMLSFRDFRKLYLVYGVVFIYVLSGMIFLVQSRYRTPAVPYLCLFAGQALFILKEMVVERRLRTAAVPMIFLAVLFFLTNFFYRGEIISVDQWQQATKIHYQMGGHRLFREGAYEESIAELDKSIAMAPNFSPAYNVRGKAYSILGKHKEALEDFKKVISLSPGLPKGYRNLGFLHLLQGDNEAARFYLLKALVLGPHDAKVKEALSTLESQQEAFHEETQGILRKSSF, from the coding sequence TTGATTAGATCACAGGAAGAATCCCCCCAAGATTATAAGGCATATCTTATTGTCTTTTTGGTTGCCTTTAGCGCCCGTATCTTTTTTCTTACCTGTATTGATGAGCCTACCCTTTTCTTCAAATACCCTTTCTTTGCAGACAAACTGATTGCCGCGGCAGATATCGGGGAAAGGCTAGTGGATTTGAGCCCTTTCTATCTATATTTTATGGCCCTCCTTAAGAAAATCCTTGGCATTGACTGGAGCTATGTGAAGTTCGTTCACTCCTTTGTGGGGGCCATGAATTGCGTGTTGTTATTTGCTGTTGGAAGCCGGGTGTTTCGGAGAGAGGTGGGTTTTCTGGCGGCGCTCATGAGCGGTATCTATGGGAATTTGATAATACTTGAATCGACGCTTGAACCGATGGTCTTTGTCCTATCGTTTAATCTTCTGACTGTCTATTTCCTCCTGCGTGTGAGGGAGGATTTTGGTCCTCTGGGTCGGCGTTGGGTTATGCCCTTGCTTGGCGGGGTTTTTGCCGGTCTTTCTATCATAACAAAACCCAACTTCCTGCTATTCCTGCCCTTGGGAACGGTTTGGCTCATTTTTTCTACGCACAGGAATTCGGCTCTTAGAAAGAGGCTCTCTTATGCCTTGGTGTTTTGTGGCGCTGCCCTGGTTATCATGATGAGTGTTACTGCTAGAAACTATATCAAGCTTCACGACTTTGTTCTGGTGACAGCAGATGCAGGCAAGGTGTTTTTTCACGGAAATGGCAAGGGCGCCACAGCCTTGGAAGGAACCGGGCTCCCGGATGAAGGTTTTGCCGAAGAAGGGGCTGGGGAGCCGGATTATGCACATGTGTTGTACCGGAAGACAGCGGAGAAACATGCCGGGGGAAAGCTTTCTCCTTCTGAATCGTCCAAGTTCTGGGCAAGGCGGGCTCTTAGCGACATCCTGAGTGATCCGGCTTCCTATGTGACTCTGGAAGTCAAAAAGCTCTTCTATTTCTTTAACGATTACGAAATGCACTATATTGCATCGGCCTACAAGGAGTATAAGGCATCTCGATCATTGCCCTTTATCAGATACGGAGTCATTGCTTCGCTCGGCCTTTTGGGTATGATGCTTTCATTCAGGGATTTCAGAAAGCTGTATTTGGTTTACGGGGTTGTGTTTATTTATGTTTTATCCGGTATGATTTTCCTGGTTCAATCAAGATATCGGACTCCGGCCGTGCCCTATCTGTGTCTCTTTGCAGGACAAGCCCTCTTTATCTTAAAGGAGATGGTGGTGGAAAGAAGACTAAGAACCGCCGCTGTGCCTATGATCTTTCTGGCGGTATTGTTCTTTCTGACGAACTTTTTCTACAGGGGTGAAATCATTAGTGTGGATCAATGGCAGCAGGCGACCAAGATCCACTATCAAATGGGTGGCCATCGGCTTTTTAGAGAGGGAGCATATGAAGAGTCGATAGCGGAATTGGACAAGTCTATAGCCATGGCCCCCAATTTCAGCCCTGCTTACAACGTAAGGGGCAAGGCCTATTCTATTCTCGGAAAACATAAGGAAGCGCTTGAAGATTTCAAGAAGGTCATCTCTTTGAGTCCGGGACTTCCAAAAGGATACAGGAATTTGGGTTTTCTTCATTTGTTGCAAGGAGATAACGAAGCGGCCAGGTTTTATCTCCTCAAGGCTTTAGTCTTAGGACCCCATGATGCAAAGGTGAAAGAGGCCCTCTCAACGCTCGAAAGCCAGCAAGAAGCCTTTCATGAAGAGACTCAAGGCATTTTGCGGAAATCCTCTTTTTGA
- a CDS encoding geranylgeranyl reductase family protein: protein MVEQQPIEELQETGWDVIVAGAGPAGSVAAGYLAGKGHKTLLLDKETFPREKVCGDGLSHDSIRFLKKIGLYETVQWAGHEVQMARAHSTSEMTLEVPGPYITLRRRHFDSLLAKRAVEAGAIFCCGKIVRFYVEGENIRAVHVDGLGKPLHARYVILSTGAQIGLAKSLRLIDRAFPSAVATRCYVASKEKLDCLVGSCVRPVLPGYGWVFPMGDDLYNVGVIAFYTKGRKSGLGLNKRFDEFVKVFPPAQKVMRSGKMVSNLVAAPLRCGLPESVVPGKGNLIATGETIGSTFNFTGEGIGKAMETGELAAKIIHDALSHEKTDVVRRFKKALDLTLRPKYVGYVTAERCMSKAWLNDFIASGVLKNSYLRQAVLDMTVRELDPRKAFSLGGIMKSLWS, encoded by the coding sequence GTGGTCGAACAACAACCCATCGAAGAACTACAAGAGACTGGCTGGGACGTGATTGTCGCCGGCGCTGGCCCGGCCGGCTCTGTTGCGGCAGGATATCTTGCAGGCAAAGGGCACAAGACACTATTACTCGACAAGGAGACCTTTCCTCGCGAAAAGGTTTGTGGGGACGGGTTAAGTCACGATTCCATACGCTTTTTGAAAAAAATTGGCCTCTATGAGACTGTCCAATGGGCGGGGCATGAAGTGCAAATGGCCCGCGCACATAGCACCAGTGAAATGACCCTTGAAGTTCCTGGCCCGTACATCACCTTGCGACGAAGACATTTTGACTCCCTTCTTGCCAAACGGGCGGTTGAGGCTGGGGCCATATTCTGTTGCGGGAAAATTGTGCGTTTTTATGTTGAAGGAGAGAATATCCGTGCGGTCCATGTTGACGGCCTTGGCAAACCCCTGCATGCTCGCTATGTCATCCTTTCGACAGGCGCCCAAATCGGCTTAGCCAAATCATTACGGTTGATCGACCGGGCCTTCCCCAGCGCTGTTGCAACGCGCTGTTATGTGGCGTCAAAGGAAAAGCTGGATTGCCTTGTCGGTTCGTGTGTGCGCCCCGTACTGCCGGGCTATGGCTGGGTCTTTCCTATGGGAGACGATTTGTACAACGTAGGGGTGATCGCGTTCTACACCAAGGGACGCAAATCAGGGCTGGGTCTGAATAAACGTTTTGATGAATTCGTTAAGGTATTCCCGCCGGCTCAAAAAGTGATGCGGTCGGGAAAGATGGTCAGTAACCTGGTGGCAGCTCCTCTCCGATGCGGACTGCCAGAAAGCGTTGTCCCCGGCAAAGGCAATCTCATTGCCACGGGCGAGACTATCGGATCGACCTTTAACTTCACCGGGGAAGGTATCGGAAAAGCGATGGAGACCGGTGAACTGGCCGCAAAGATTATCCATGACGCCCTCTCCCACGAAAAGACTGATGTGGTTCGTCGTTTCAAAAAAGCACTCGACTTGACGCTACGTCCCAAATACGTTGGCTATGTCACGGCCGAGCGATGCATGTCTAAGGCCTGGTTGAACGATTTCATAGCCAGCGGAGTGCTGAAAAATAGCTACCTGAGGCAGGCAGTCCTCGATATGACTGTGCGCGAGCTTGACCCACGCAAGGCCTTCTCCCTTGGGGGCATAATGAAATCTCTATGGAGTTAG
- a CDS encoding GGDEF domain-containing protein, producing MHFVAVRAVFSFLVPGGLLLTAAWVILHMGLLEESLPTLAHIYFYVVAVAGGMFGWRFSRSRLVFAIIVLVLADTALVHFVAGSSMHQGVGRTVFNAVAFLLPLNLALFSMVKERGILTLRGIWRLSFVLLQPVALFLVWKYQRWDMASCFGFKFVHTPFLTPIPLAQPALLAFAAAFLLLTFQIFKRRATIECGFFWALISVLLAFVAGSVGPLSTVYLATAGLILVVSTVESSHGMAFRDELTGLPARRALDEALLKLGGSYTVAMADIDRFKQFNDTYGHDVGDQVLRMVGSKLAKVAGGGKPFRYGGEEFAVLFPGKLGDESIPYLERVRKAVAESDFVLRSPDRPSIKPDRPTGMTGPRKTVSVTISIGVAERNERNTNPQQVIKAADKALYGAKKAGRNRVKA from the coding sequence GTGCATTTCGTGGCTGTCCGGGCCGTCTTCTCATTTCTTGTGCCTGGCGGATTGCTTTTAACAGCAGCGTGGGTGATCCTGCATATGGGCTTGCTGGAAGAATCGTTGCCCACGTTGGCGCACATCTATTTCTATGTGGTAGCGGTTGCCGGGGGCATGTTTGGCTGGCGTTTTAGCCGAAGCCGCCTGGTGTTTGCCATCATCGTTCTGGTTCTCGCTGACACGGCATTAGTGCATTTTGTTGCAGGCAGTTCTATGCACCAGGGAGTAGGGCGAACCGTGTTCAATGCCGTTGCCTTTTTGCTCCCCTTGAATCTGGCGCTGTTCTCAATGGTAAAAGAGCGGGGGATTCTGACCTTGCGGGGCATATGGCGCCTAAGCTTCGTTCTTCTCCAGCCAGTTGCTCTATTTCTGGTATGGAAGTACCAGCGATGGGACATGGCGTCCTGCTTTGGTTTCAAATTCGTTCATACACCCTTTCTGACCCCCATTCCCCTGGCCCAGCCGGCACTGTTGGCCTTTGCTGCAGCGTTTCTTCTCCTCACGTTTCAAATTTTCAAGCGCCGGGCGACTATTGAGTGTGGTTTCTTCTGGGCTTTGATCTCAGTACTTCTGGCTTTTGTGGCGGGCAGCGTTGGACCTCTTTCCACAGTCTATCTTGCCACTGCGGGGCTTATTCTCGTCGTCTCAACGGTTGAGAGTTCTCACGGCATGGCATTTCGAGACGAGTTAACCGGGCTGCCGGCGCGGCGAGCCCTGGATGAGGCCCTACTCAAACTTGGCGGTTCCTACACCGTGGCCATGGCCGACATAGACCGCTTCAAGCAGTTCAACGACACGTATGGTCACGATGTGGGTGACCAGGTTTTGCGTATGGTCGGCTCAAAACTTGCCAAGGTAGCCGGCGGTGGGAAGCCTTTCCGCTACGGAGGTGAGGAATTTGCCGTGCTTTTTCCTGGTAAGCTCGGGGATGAATCCATTCCCTATCTGGAAAGAGTGCGGAAGGCGGTCGCCGAATCAGACTTTGTCTTGCGCAGTCCGGACCGCCCCAGCATCAAGCCCGATAGGCCGACGGGGATGACGGGCCCTCGTAAGACGGTTTCTGTCACCATCAGCATCGGCGTAGCTGAACGAAACGAACGCAACACAAATCCACAGCAAGTGATCAAAGCAGCGGACAAAGCCCTCTACGGCGCCAAAAAGGCCGGACGCAATCGGGTTAAGGCCTAG
- a CDS encoding glycosyltransferase family 39 protein, with the protein MLGALTQQALNVLFLGCTSLVAIGLGRLVLCRTGIRFVSSGEWAVFCAGLGFGILSYAVFLLCALQLLYPEAVYILFGLCSALGLAGWLRCRSGLDKTTFSATELTLWDKAFLIVLATCLFFAFLFVLTPAIGKDALIYHLAVPKLFEKHHGFYFIEGNIFANYPLSSEMLYAMALALRGDVLAKGIHFVIGLCILLGMWQFARQHVSESRFVPLALLIFCSIPSVFVTSHMAYNDLTVTLYAFLSVYAFLNWFSRKENAWLILCGVFSGLALSTKYTALFSPFLGCLGILWASRRHGRATRQALRSLLIYLACALVVGSPFYIKNWIMTGNPFYPFLYGIFGGRGWEPGQARLYEQFVQTLGMGRGFLDYLLLPWNVSVNARMASPHFDGVLGPVFILTLPFALGMRKISFGAKISMAYCLFTFMFWASSAQQIRYLIPIFPFLAIMTAYILGYYRRKKVVFGVLMLFVTGSLGFNGYHIAGDFLRIGPAGVITGHEETDAFLKRTVPSYKMFQYVNANLRNDSKLFLIYMKNFGYLCDRLYYSDSMFESYSIQKILTRSETATDVYNSLKERGFTHILYDINYVFGNMSTFSAEEKSLFLTLQKDHLELIKADQERYYLYRV; encoded by the coding sequence ATGCTTGGCGCACTGACACAGCAAGCACTGAATGTATTATTTCTCGGATGCACAAGCCTTGTTGCCATTGGTCTGGGGCGACTGGTTCTGTGTAGGACCGGCATAAGATTTGTTTCTTCTGGGGAATGGGCTGTTTTCTGCGCCGGGCTGGGTTTTGGAATCCTCAGTTATGCGGTCTTCTTGCTCTGTGCCCTGCAACTCCTCTATCCTGAGGCAGTCTATATCCTTTTCGGCCTTTGTTCGGCCTTGGGCCTTGCAGGGTGGCTCAGGTGCCGATCTGGTTTGGACAAAACAACCTTTTCCGCGACAGAGCTCACGTTGTGGGACAAGGCGTTCTTGATTGTTTTGGCCACATGCCTGTTTTTCGCCTTCTTGTTCGTGCTTACCCCGGCTATTGGCAAGGACGCTCTAATCTATCACCTGGCAGTCCCCAAACTATTTGAGAAGCATCACGGATTCTATTTCATCGAAGGAAACATATTCGCTAACTACCCGCTGAGCAGTGAGATGCTGTATGCCATGGCTCTTGCCCTGCGTGGTGATGTCCTTGCCAAAGGGATCCATTTTGTCATTGGTTTATGCATCCTTCTAGGCATGTGGCAATTTGCAAGACAACATGTCTCTGAGTCCCGTTTTGTGCCCCTTGCGCTTCTTATCTTTTGCAGCATTCCTTCCGTCTTTGTCACCTCTCACATGGCCTACAACGACCTGACCGTGACTTTGTATGCCTTTTTGTCAGTATACGCATTTTTGAACTGGTTTAGCAGAAAGGAAAATGCGTGGCTGATCTTGTGCGGAGTGTTTTCCGGGCTGGCTCTGTCAACGAAGTACACAGCGCTTTTCTCGCCGTTTTTGGGATGCCTGGGGATCTTGTGGGCTTCTCGGCGCCACGGAAGGGCTACTCGGCAGGCTCTCCGGTCGCTACTAATATATCTCGCATGCGCCCTTGTTGTTGGCAGTCCTTTTTATATCAAGAACTGGATCATGACCGGCAATCCGTTCTATCCCTTTCTATACGGAATATTCGGAGGCAGGGGATGGGAGCCCGGTCAAGCGCGGCTCTATGAACAGTTTGTTCAAACCCTGGGCATGGGGAGAGGGTTTTTGGACTATCTGTTGCTGCCATGGAACGTGAGCGTAAATGCCAGGATGGCGAGCCCGCACTTTGACGGTGTTCTGGGGCCTGTGTTTATCCTGACGTTACCTTTTGCCCTTGGAATGCGAAAGATCTCCTTTGGGGCAAAGATCTCAATGGCCTATTGCTTATTTACTTTCATGTTCTGGGCCTCATCTGCGCAACAGATTCGATATCTCATCCCCATTTTTCCGTTCCTGGCCATTATGACGGCCTATATCCTCGGGTACTATCGCAGAAAGAAGGTCGTGTTTGGTGTGCTGATGCTTTTTGTTACCGGTAGTCTGGGATTTAATGGGTATCATATTGCCGGGGATTTTCTGAGGATAGGACCAGCAGGTGTTATTACAGGTCACGAGGAGACAGATGCTTTCTTGAAGCGTACGGTTCCCTCGTACAAAATGTTTCAATATGTCAACGCTAACTTACGCAACGACTCCAAACTTTTCCTCATCTACATGAAAAATTTTGGGTACCTCTGTGATCGCCTATATTATTCGGATTCCATGTTTGAGTCCTATTCCATCCAAAAAATCCTGACCCGGTCTGAAACAGCCACGGATGTCTACAATTCTTTAAAAGAAAGAGGCTTCACCCACATTTTGTACGATATCAATTATGTTTTCGGAAACATGAGCACCTTTTCTGCAGAAGAAAAGAGCCTCTTTTTGACCCTCCAAAAAGACCACCTCGAACTGATCAAAGCCGATCAGGAGCGATACTATCTGTATCGCGTTTAA
- a CDS encoding winged helix-turn-helix transcriptional regulator codes for MENLFAGLISSKTRIKLLVRLFFNPKTRSYLRELAKEFGVSTNSVREELNQLTDTNLLKSERNGRQVFYMANEDHPLFPELKSMVSKVMGMDQVIDGIVNRLGDLERAYLIDDYAEGKDTGIIDLLLVGEIDQYHLTDLSRKTERYIKRKIRSLVLSREEYNELLPELKKRPRILVWEAKEGLAT; via the coding sequence TTGGAGAATCTATTCGCAGGACTGATATCCTCAAAAACAAGAATTAAACTGCTTGTACGCCTTTTCTTTAACCCAAAGACGCGATCGTATCTTAGGGAGCTTGCAAAGGAATTTGGCGTATCCACCAATTCAGTTCGCGAGGAACTCAACCAGCTTACCGATACCAACCTATTGAAATCCGAAAGAAACGGACGTCAGGTCTTCTACATGGCCAATGAGGACCATCCATTGTTTCCTGAACTCAAGTCCATGGTCAGCAAGGTCATGGGCATGGATCAGGTCATAGACGGTATTGTTAACCGGCTAGGTGACCTGGAGCGGGCGTATTTAATCGATGATTATGCTGAGGGCAAGGACACTGGGATCATCGACCTGCTGCTCGTCGGAGAGATCGACCAGTATCATCTGACCGATCTGAGCAGAAAAACAGAGCGATATATCAAGCGAAAAATACGCTCCTTGGTCCTGAGCCGTGAGGAGTACAATGAACTCCTTCCAGAGCTGAAAAAACGTCCGCGGATTCTGGTCTGGGAGGCCAAGGAGGGGTTGGCTACGTGA